One stretch of Streptomyces hygroscopicus DNA includes these proteins:
- a CDS encoding histidine kinase, with amino-acid sequence MGLDVLLAVASAIECAVEGVGFAHDARIPVVAGVLIGMVVGAALVLRRRWAIAVVLISIAVTPAEMGLLLGVVGLYTLASSEVPRRITALLAGMAAVGSFLVTVIGLRLDNPQSGLGTSVWEAPMFAMVLTLGLTAPPVLLGLYVRARRRLVESLRERADGLERELSLLAERAEERAEWARNEERTRIAREMHDVVAHRVSLMVVHAAALQAVALKDPEKASKNAALVGDMGRQALTELRQMLGVLRSEDGLRAPGAASAAVASGSASAAGAPVADAAASSADAAGSSTDAARSSAEERPLASVAAAASAAAQAAGSAGRDVGAFGGPRLAGLEALVGQSRAAGMAVELSVEGEERRYAAPVEQTAYRVVQEALTNVHKHAPGASARVRVAHRSAEIAVQVENGPSERGAADAGLPSGGNGLVGMRERVSTLGGGFVSGATEAGGFRVSAVIPDGTDDDTDHTDGMDEKDHMDRGDRPEGRPVDGTAAGGRGGGVERAQSA; translated from the coding sequence ATGGGGCTCGATGTCCTGCTCGCCGTGGCGTCGGCGATCGAGTGTGCCGTAGAGGGTGTCGGTTTCGCCCATGATGCCCGGATTCCGGTTGTCGCCGGGGTGCTGATCGGAATGGTCGTCGGGGCCGCGCTGGTGTTGCGGCGGCGCTGGGCGATCGCCGTGGTGCTGATATCGATCGCGGTCACGCCCGCCGAAATGGGTCTGCTGCTCGGCGTCGTGGGGCTGTACACGCTGGCCTCGTCCGAGGTGCCGCGCCGGATCACGGCGCTGCTGGCCGGGATGGCGGCGGTGGGGAGCTTCCTCGTCACGGTGATCGGCCTTCGGCTGGACAATCCGCAGAGTGGTCTGGGGACCTCCGTGTGGGAGGCCCCGATGTTCGCCATGGTGCTCACCTTGGGGCTGACCGCTCCGCCGGTGCTGCTGGGGCTGTATGTCCGGGCCCGGCGGCGGCTGGTGGAGAGCCTGCGGGAGCGGGCGGACGGTCTGGAGCGGGAGCTGTCGCTGCTCGCGGAGCGGGCGGAGGAGCGGGCCGAGTGGGCGCGTAATGAGGAGCGGACCCGGATCGCGCGGGAGATGCATGACGTGGTGGCGCACCGGGTGAGCCTGATGGTGGTGCATGCGGCGGCGTTGCAGGCGGTGGCGCTCAAGGATCCGGAGAAGGCGTCGAAGAACGCGGCGCTGGTGGGCGATATGGGGCGGCAGGCGCTGACGGAGTTGCGGCAGATGCTGGGGGTACTGCGGTCGGAGGATGGTCTGCGGGCTCCGGGTGCGGCTTCGGCCGCCGTCGCTTCGGGGTCGGCGTCCGCCGCCGGGGCTCCCGTAGCCGATGCGGCCGCGTCTTCTGCCGATGCCGCCGGGTCGTCCACGGATGCCGCCAGGTCTTCTGCCGAGGAGCGGCCGCTGGCGTCGGTGGCGGCCGCGGCTTCGGCGGCGGCGCAGGCCGCGGGGTCGGCCGGGAGGGATGTGGGGGCGTTCGGGGGGCCGCGGCTGGCGGGGCTGGAGGCGCTGGTCGGGCAGTCCCGGGCGGCGGGGATGGCGGTGGAGCTGTCGGTGGAGGGTGAGGAGCGGCGGTATGCGGCTCCGGTGGAGCAGACGGCGTACCGGGTGGTGCAGGAGGCGCTGACCAACGTCCATAAGCATGCTCCGGGTGCGAGTGCCCGGGTTCGGGTGGCGCATCGTTCGGCCGAGATCGCGGTTCAGGTGGAGAACGGGCCGTCGGAGCGGGGCGCGGCGGATGCCGGGCTGCCGAGTGGGGGGAATGGTCTGGTCGGGATGCGGGAGCGGGTGTCGACGCTCGGTGGGGGTTTTGTGTCGGGGGCCACGGAGGCGGGTGGCTTCCGTGTGTCGGCGGTCATCCCGGACGGCACGGATGATGACACGGATCACACCGACGGCATGGATGAGAAGGATCACATGGACCGTGGGGATCGGCCGGAGGGGCGTCCGGTGGATGGCACCGCGGCCGGGGGCCGCGGCGGGGGTGTGGAGCGGGCGCAGAGCGCCTAG
- a CDS encoding cell wall assembly/cell proliferation coordinating protein yields MTTGRLGQHAAPPNTAYAGQVVHFPDPVRAARHPKGVRVDEQGFPDFSPYARAAAEIAEPPEGFGVDELRLTDYVSANAALHATGHELWNGASAVATPHGWTWHHVVGTRRMELVPVEVKALLRHHGGLATAQVDQEKRGTRPLQETRPIHVGLPLRGISVTEEQVLGVEEDLGYRLPESYRAFLKAAGGCAPVGAALDPELGLLIDQPFFTVRDEAAVNDLVYINKCLRDHFTKDYLGVGFVQGGVIAVKVKGDAIGSVWFCAYDDARDRDGWTVQERVGRLLLPCGDDFDAFLVRLAGNPPELETVANLMVDGGFAYAVPVEG; encoded by the coding sequence ATGACGACAGGTCGGCTCGGGCAGCATGCCGCGCCACCGAACACGGCCTACGCCGGGCAGGTCGTGCACTTCCCGGATCCCGTCCGGGCCGCGCGCCACCCCAAGGGCGTCCGAGTGGACGAACAAGGCTTTCCGGACTTCTCGCCGTATGCGCGTGCGGCCGCCGAAATCGCCGAGCCCCCGGAGGGGTTCGGCGTCGACGAGCTTCGGCTGACGGACTATGTCTCGGCGAACGCGGCGCTGCACGCCACCGGCCATGAGCTGTGGAACGGGGCGTCGGCGGTGGCCACCCCGCACGGCTGGACCTGGCACCACGTGGTCGGCACCCGCCGCATGGAGCTGGTTCCGGTCGAGGTCAAGGCGTTGCTGCGGCATCACGGCGGGCTTGCGACGGCGCAGGTGGACCAGGAGAAGCGGGGTACCCGCCCGTTGCAGGAGACCCGGCCGATCCATGTGGGCCTGCCGCTGAGGGGCATTTCGGTCACCGAGGAGCAGGTGCTCGGCGTCGAGGAGGATCTGGGCTATCGGCTGCCCGAGTCGTATCGCGCCTTCCTCAAGGCGGCGGGCGGCTGCGCGCCGGTCGGCGCGGCGCTGGACCCGGAGCTTGGTCTGCTGATCGACCAGCCGTTCTTCACGGTGCGCGATGAGGCGGCGGTCAATGACCTCGTCTATATCAACAAGTGTCTGCGGGATCACTTCACCAAGGACTATCTGGGCGTGGGCTTCGTCCAGGGCGGTGTGATCGCGGTCAAGGTGAAGGGTGACGCGATCGGTTCGGTGTGGTTCTGTGCGTACGACGACGCGCGGGACCGTGACGGCTGGACGGTCCAGGAGCGGGTGGGGCGGCTGTTGCTGCCGTGCGGCGACGACTTCGACGCCTTCCTGGTCCGCCTGGCGGGCAATCCGCCGGAGCTGGAGACCGTGGCGAACCTGATGGTGGACGGTGGATTCGCGTACGCCGTCCCGGTGGAGGGGTGA